Within the Pelagovum pacificum genome, the region GGGCGAGCTCACGCTCGAAACCGGCGAAATCGTGATGCCCAAGGGCGCGCGGATCGGCGGTGTCAGCCAGGAGGTGCCGGGCAACGAGGTGTCCCTGATCGACACCGTGCTCGCGGCCGATACCGAGCGTGCCGCGCTGATGGCGGAAGAGACCGACGATCCGACGCGGATCGCCGAGATCCAGACCCGCCTCGCCGATATCGACGCCTGGTCGGCGGAGGCCCGGGCCTCCACCATCCTCAAGGGCCTCGGCTTCGACGATGCCGAACAGCTGATGCCCTGCTCCGCCTTCTCGGGCGGGTGGCGGATGCGTGTCGCACTGGCCGCGGTGCTGTTCAGCCAACCCGACCTGCTGCTGCTCGACGAGCCGACCAACTACCTCGACCTCGAGGGGGCGCTGTGGCTGGAGAACTACCTCGCCCGCTATCCGCACACCGTTCTGATCGTGTCCCACGACCGGGGCCTGCTGAACCGCGCGGTCGGCGGCATCCTCCACCTCGAGGACCGCAAGCTGACCTTCTACGCCACACCTTACGACAAGTTCGCCGAAGTGCGCGCGGCGCGCATCGCGGCGGCGGAGTCGGAGAACGCGAAGGCCAAGGCGCGGATCGCCCACCTTCAGAGCTTCGTCGACCGCTTCCGCGCGAAGGCGAGCAAGGCGGTGCAGGCGCAGTCGCGACTGAAGATGATCGAGCGGATCAAGCTGATCTCCACCCCGCAGGAGGCCGCGCTCCGCGCCTTTTCCTTCCCCGAGCCGGAAGAGCTGAGCCCGCCGATCATCACGATGGAGGGTGCCTCTGTCGGGTATGACGGCAAGGCGATCCTGTCGAAGCTGGACCTCAGGATCGACCAGGACGACCGGATCGCGCTGCTCGGCAAGAACGGTGAGGGCAAGTCGACCCTGTCGAAGCTTCTGTCGGACCGGCTGGAGGCGATGTCGGGCAAGCTGCATCGGACGGCGAAGCTGCGGATCGGCTATTTCGCGCAGCACCAGCTGGACGAGCTGTTTCCCGACGAGACACCCATCGACCACGTCCGCCGGCTGCGCCCGGACGAAAACCCGGCGCGGCACCGTGCGCGGCTGTCGGGGTTCGGGCTGAACGCCAACCAGGCGGAGCTGACGGTCAGCCGCCTGTCGGGCGGCCAGAAGGCGCGTCTGGCGCTGATGCTCGCCACCATCGACGCGCCGCATCTGCTGATCCTCGACGAACCGACCAACCACCTCGACATCGAGAGCCGCGAGGCGCTCGTCGAGGCGCTGACCGCCTATTCCGGCGCGGTCGTGCTGGTGAGCCACGACATGCACCTGCTGTCGATGGTCGCCGACCGGCTTTGGCTGGTGAAGGGCGGCCGGGTCACGCCGTTCGAGCAGGACCTCGAAGCCTATCGCCGTCTGCTGCTTGCGACCGACTCTCCCAAGGCCAACAAGCCCGAGAAGCCGAAGGCGGCGCGGCCGTCCCGCGACCAGGTCCTCGCGCTGCGCGCCGAGGCGCGCAAATGCGAGGAAAGGGTCACCAAGCTGAACGACATGCGCGACAAGCTGGCCAAGAAGCTCGCCGATCCGGAGCTGTACGAGGATACGCGGATCAACGAGCTCGAGACCTGGAACCGCAAGTATGCCGAGGTGATGCAGGGGCTTGAGCGGGCCGAGGCCCTCTGGATGGCCGCGCTCGAGAAGCTCGAGACGGCCGAGGCGGCGTGACCCTGGGGCCGGCTTGATGGAAGCGGCGGCGCTCATCTCCGCCTTCACGACCTTGTTCGTGATCATCGACCCGATCGGGCTGACGCCCCTGTTCGTCGCGCTGACCCAAGGGATGAGCGACCGCAAGCGGCGGTCGATCGGGCTGCGCGCGGCGTTGATCGCCTTCGGCATCCTGCTGGCCTTCGCCTTTGGTGGCGAAGCGCTGCTTGAGTTCGTCGGCATCTCCATGCCCGCCTTCCGGATTGCGGGCGGCGTGCTGCTGTTCCTGACCGCGCTCGACATGCTGTTCGAGAGGCGCCAGTCGCGGCGCGAGGATACGGCGGAAGAGGACGAGTCCGACGATCCGTCCGTCTTTCCGCTCGCCATTCCGCTGCTCGCCGGACCTGGAGCGATCGCGACGATCATCCTGCTGACGGGCCGTGCCGAGGGGCCCGGGGACTTTGCCGCCGTGATCGGGGTGATGGTCGCCGTGCTGTCGATCGCCTACCTGCTGTTTCTCGCCGCCGGCCCGATCGAGCGGGTGCTCGGCAAGACCGGCGT harbors:
- a CDS encoding MarC family protein, which codes for MEAAALISAFTTLFVIIDPIGLTPLFVALTQGMSDRKRRSIGLRAALIAFGILLAFAFGGEALLEFVGISMPAFRIAGGVLLFLTALDMLFERRQSRREDTAEEDESDDPSVFPLAIPLLAGPGAIATIILLTGRAEGPGDFAAVIGVMVAVLSIAYLLFLAAGPIERVLGKTGVNVVTRLLGMLLAALSVQFILDGMRTFGLAL
- a CDS encoding ABC-F family ATP-binding cassette domain-containing protein, with protein sequence MLRIQDISYSVEGRPLIEHASATIPTGHKVGVVGRNGTGKTTLFRLIRGELTLETGEIVMPKGARIGGVSQEVPGNEVSLIDTVLAADTERAALMAEETDDPTRIAEIQTRLADIDAWSAEARASTILKGLGFDDAEQLMPCSAFSGGWRMRVALAAVLFSQPDLLLLDEPTNYLDLEGALWLENYLARYPHTVLIVSHDRGLLNRAVGGILHLEDRKLTFYATPYDKFAEVRAARIAAAESENAKAKARIAHLQSFVDRFRAKASKAVQAQSRLKMIERIKLISTPQEAALRAFSFPEPEELSPPIITMEGASVGYDGKAILSKLDLRIDQDDRIALLGKNGEGKSTLSKLLSDRLEAMSGKLHRTAKLRIGYFAQHQLDELFPDETPIDHVRRLRPDENPARHRARLSGFGLNANQAELTVSRLSGGQKARLALMLATIDAPHLLILDEPTNHLDIESREALVEALTAYSGAVVLVSHDMHLLSMVADRLWLVKGGRVTPFEQDLEAYRRLLLATDSPKANKPEKPKAARPSRDQVLALRAEARKCEERVTKLNDMRDKLAKKLADPELYEDTRINELETWNRKYAEVMQGLERAEALWMAALEKLETAEAA